In Leptospira bouyouniensis, the following proteins share a genomic window:
- the dnaJ gene encoding molecular chaperone DnaJ: MSDRGYYEVLGVSKGASDDEIKSAYRKLAIKYHPDKNKGDKEAEEKFKEATEAYEVLRDPQKRQAYDQFGKAGVNAGAGGGYGAGAYTDFSDIFGDFGDIFSEFFGGGGGGGSRGGGRRSGPQRGSDLRYNLEVSLEDAALGKEYKIEIPRLETCADCSGSGASKGSSPTVCPDCSGTGQVRRTQGFFSVTTTCPRCKGKGKVISNPCKTCKGEGLTEKRRTIHIKIPAGVESGSRLKVSGEGESGPNGGPSGDLYVVTHIKKHPTFERQGNDLIVQKSISLSMACLGGEIEVPSIDGKTIQLKIPEGTESGQIFRLKGHGIPYLGSYGKGDQHVIIKVEIPKKLSKKQRELMEEFARESGEKVGSGGKSKLFFR, from the coding sequence ATGAGCGACCGTGGTTACTACGAAGTATTAGGCGTTTCGAAAGGTGCCTCTGATGATGAGATCAAGAGCGCCTATCGTAAGTTAGCCATCAAATATCACCCTGATAAAAATAAAGGTGATAAAGAAGCGGAAGAAAAATTCAAAGAGGCTACTGAAGCCTATGAAGTGTTACGTGATCCGCAAAAACGCCAAGCCTATGACCAATTTGGGAAAGCTGGTGTGAATGCAGGTGCAGGAGGTGGGTATGGAGCAGGTGCTTATACTGACTTCTCTGATATCTTTGGAGACTTCGGTGATATCTTCAGTGAATTTTTCGGCGGCGGTGGTGGTGGCGGTAGCCGCGGTGGTGGAAGAAGGTCTGGTCCTCAAAGGGGATCAGATCTCCGTTATAATTTAGAAGTTAGTTTAGAAGATGCTGCTCTTGGCAAAGAGTATAAAATTGAAATCCCAAGATTGGAAACATGTGCCGATTGTTCGGGATCTGGTGCATCGAAAGGATCTTCACCTACGGTTTGTCCTGATTGTTCGGGAACAGGCCAAGTGAGAAGGACCCAAGGATTTTTTAGTGTCACAACTACTTGTCCTCGTTGTAAAGGAAAAGGAAAAGTTATATCCAATCCTTGTAAAACTTGTAAAGGCGAAGGCCTAACAGAGAAAAGACGAACTATACATATCAAAATCCCTGCTGGTGTTGAATCGGGAAGCCGACTTAAAGTTTCTGGTGAAGGCGAGTCTGGTCCAAACGGTGGTCCAAGTGGTGATTTGTATGTGGTTACCCATATCAAAAAACACCCAACCTTTGAACGACAAGGGAATGACTTAATCGTTCAAAAATCGATTTCTTTATCTATGGCTTGTCTCGGTGGAGAGATTGAAGTACCTTCGATTGATGGAAAAACCATCCAATTGAAAATCCCGGAAGGGACGGAAAGTGGACAAATTTTCCGTTTAAAAGGGCATGGAATCCCATACCTCGGTTCTTATGGCAAGGGAGACCAACATGTCATTATCAAAGTAGAAATTCCTAAGAAACTTTCTAAAAAACAGAGAGAATTGATGGAAGAATTTGCCCGTGAGTCCGGCGAAAAGGTAGGCAGCGGGGGAAAATCGAAGTTGTTTTTCCGCTAA
- the grpE gene encoding nucleotide exchange factor GrpE, which translates to MAEETNQSLEDQNVQVEEGQTISDEAIEQAVEGAEKELDNAKKEIETLKDSWLRERAEFQNYKRRTANDLLNARKESIKKFAEGLTSALDNLERVSNVPNQTPEVVAFVEGIKMVQKEFYSVLEKEGIKRLDPKGMPFDPMLMEAIASEESAEYTEETVVETYQAGYYHEEGENKQSIRPARVKVGKPQS; encoded by the coding sequence ATGGCAGAAGAAACGAACCAATCCCTAGAAGATCAAAATGTGCAAGTCGAAGAAGGGCAGACCATTTCCGATGAAGCCATTGAACAAGCGGTAGAGGGTGCTGAAAAAGAACTCGATAACGCCAAAAAGGAAATCGAAACTTTAAAAGATTCGTGGCTTAGAGAACGTGCGGAGTTTCAAAACTACAAACGTAGAACCGCTAACGACTTGTTAAATGCTAGGAAAGAATCCATCAAAAAGTTTGCGGAAGGACTCACGAGTGCTTTGGACAACTTGGAACGTGTATCAAATGTTCCGAACCAAACACCAGAAGTGGTCGCCTTTGTTGAAGGGATCAAGATGGTACAAAAGGAATTTTATTCCGTATTGGAAAAAGAGGGAATCAAACGTTTGGACCCAAAAGGAATGCCGTTTGATCCAATGCTCATGGAAGCAATTGCTTCTGAAGAAAGTGCAGAGTATACAGAAGAGACAGTTGTCGAAACCTACCAAGCTGGTTATTACCATGAAGAAGGTGAAAACAAACAATCAATTCGTCCTGCACGTGTGAAAGTGGGAAAACCACAAAGTTAA
- the hrcA gene encoding heat-inducible transcriptional repressor HrcA, whose translation MDLSPRHRSILKALVEEFVSDNKPVGSKTLSEKYDIGLSPATIRSCLAELEDMGFIVARHTSGGRVPTERGYRLYVDSLVTLFELTMREKQRIQEEYLRMQFRLDQVLIATSKVLASLSQSASVVLGPEGSLDTLKHIELIHVNGGEVLMILVMRSGTVLNRNIFFDFHISQETLYQISRYLNDNVKGFDVHEIQSNLIPQMMLKKEGPEGFSQFAPSIARAMGSDSLSVDNLYIDGLKNLYENFKDEEEQLENILHLFDEKQFLKEFFSDYVPMDGVYTIIGKDGNEKLGGVTIITTNYRMGEKRIGSMGIIGPQRMNYNKALPLIEFTSKLVSEMITKLSR comes from the coding sequence ATGGACCTTTCCCCTAGACATCGTTCCATTTTGAAAGCTTTGGTTGAGGAGTTTGTTTCAGACAACAAACCTGTCGGCTCTAAAACCCTTTCTGAAAAATACGATATCGGCCTTTCACCAGCCACCATACGTTCCTGTCTTGCGGAACTCGAGGATATGGGCTTCATCGTCGCCCGACATACCTCTGGGGGCCGTGTACCAACGGAACGAGGGTATCGGTTGTATGTGGATAGCCTTGTGACTCTATTTGAGCTCACAATGCGTGAAAAACAGAGGATCCAGGAAGAGTATCTACGGATGCAATTTCGATTGGACCAAGTCCTCATTGCAACCTCTAAGGTTTTGGCTTCACTTTCGCAATCTGCGAGTGTCGTACTTGGTCCAGAAGGATCTTTGGATACACTCAAACATATTGAACTCATCCATGTAAACGGTGGTGAGGTTCTTATGATTCTTGTTATGCGGTCTGGGACTGTGCTCAATCGAAATATATTTTTCGATTTTCACATTTCACAAGAGACCTTATATCAAATTTCAAGGTACTTGAATGATAACGTCAAAGGATTTGATGTACATGAAATTCAAAGTAATTTGATTCCACAGATGATGTTGAAAAAGGAAGGTCCGGAAGGATTCAGTCAGTTTGCACCATCAATTGCAAGAGCAATGGGATCAGACAGTTTGTCCGTTGATAATTTATATATTGATGGATTGAAAAACTTATATGAAAACTTTAAGGATGAAGAGGAACAACTAGAAAACATCCTGCATCTATTTGATGAAAAACAGTTCCTCAAAGAATTTTTCAGCGATTATGTTCCGATGGATGGTGTTTACACGATTATCGGAAAAGACGGCAATGAGAAGTTAGGTGGTGTTACCATCATCACTACGAATTACCGTATGGGTGAAAAAAGGATCGGTTCCATGGGAATCATTGGTCCTCAGAGGATGAATTACAACAAAGCATTACCTTTGATTGAATTCACTTCAAAGTTAGTTTCAGAAATGATAACGAAATTGAGCAGGTAG
- the dnaK gene encoding molecular chaperone DnaK: MSKEKIIGIDLGTTNSCVAVMEGGDPVVIQNSEGARTTPSIVAFTAKGETIVGQFAKNQAITNAVNTIRSAKRFIGRRFNEAGDEAKMVSYKVIRAGNDGVKFETVSGEFTPQEIAARVLQKMKKTAEDFLGHEVKKAVVTVPAYFNDEQRQATKDAGRIAGLEVERIINEPTAAALAYGFDKKKTNAKIAVYDLGGGTFDVSILELGDGVFEVKSTNGDTHLGGDDFDNVVMQWMIDEFKKQTGIDISGDKNTVQRLKEAAEKAKIELSGTSSTQINLPFITADASGPKHLDMTLTKAKFDEITRSLVERTRIPCQNALKDAGLSASEIDEVILVGGSTRIPAVQALVKEIFAKEPNKSVNPDEVVAIGAAIQGGVLAGDVTDVLLLDVTPLSLGIETLGGVMTKLIERNTTIPTRKSQVFSTAADNQTTVSVHVLQGEREMASANRTLGRFDLVGIPSAPRGVPQIEVTFDIDANGIVHVSAKDLGTGKEQKIRIESSSGLSEEEIKKMVKDAEAHAEEDKKLREAADTKNELEAIVYQLEKTIGESADKLDESEKQKAQDEIKRGREAMESGDLERMKASRDSIQQVAMQIGQKIYSQAGPEAGAPGAEAGAGANQGASGSNAGGEKVVDADYTVVDEDKK; the protein is encoded by the coding sequence ATGTCTAAGGAAAAAATCATAGGTATCGATTTAGGAACCACTAACTCTTGTGTAGCGGTTATGGAAGGTGGAGATCCCGTTGTCATTCAAAACTCTGAAGGGGCAAGAACAACTCCTTCGATCGTTGCTTTTACAGCAAAGGGTGAAACCATTGTTGGTCAGTTTGCAAAAAACCAAGCGATCACAAATGCTGTGAATACAATTCGTTCGGCGAAACGATTTATCGGTCGTCGATTTAACGAAGCTGGTGATGAAGCGAAGATGGTATCATACAAAGTGATCCGTGCTGGAAATGACGGTGTAAAATTTGAAACCGTTTCTGGTGAGTTCACTCCACAAGAAATTGCGGCTCGTGTACTTCAAAAAATGAAGAAAACGGCAGAAGACTTTCTTGGCCATGAAGTAAAAAAGGCAGTGGTAACAGTTCCTGCTTACTTCAATGACGAACAAAGACAAGCAACAAAAGATGCAGGTCGCATTGCGGGACTTGAAGTAGAACGAATCATCAATGAACCAACTGCTGCAGCGCTTGCTTACGGTTTTGATAAGAAAAAAACAAATGCTAAGATCGCCGTATATGACTTAGGTGGTGGAACGTTTGACGTTTCGATCCTAGAGCTTGGAGACGGAGTATTCGAAGTAAAATCTACAAACGGTGACACTCACCTTGGTGGTGACGACTTTGATAACGTGGTCATGCAATGGATGATCGATGAATTCAAAAAACAAACGGGAATTGATATTTCTGGAGATAAAAACACAGTACAACGTTTGAAAGAAGCTGCTGAAAAAGCTAAAATCGAGTTGTCTGGAACATCTTCCACTCAAATCAACCTTCCGTTCATCACAGCAGATGCGTCTGGTCCAAAACATTTGGATATGACACTTACCAAGGCAAAGTTTGACGAAATCACAAGATCTCTTGTGGAAAGAACTCGTATTCCTTGCCAAAATGCATTAAAAGATGCAGGATTGTCTGCGAGTGAAATCGATGAAGTCATCCTTGTGGGTGGATCGACTCGTATCCCAGCGGTACAAGCTCTTGTAAAAGAGATTTTCGCAAAAGAACCAAACAAATCGGTAAACCCTGATGAAGTAGTAGCAATTGGTGCTGCGATCCAAGGGGGAGTTCTTGCAGGTGATGTTACAGATGTTTTATTACTCGATGTAACTCCACTTTCTCTAGGAATTGAAACTCTCGGTGGTGTGATGACAAAACTCATCGAAAGAAACACAACCATTCCTACAAGAAAGTCTCAAGTGTTCTCAACGGCAGCTGACAACCAAACAACTGTTTCCGTTCACGTATTACAAGGGGAACGAGAAATGGCAAGTGCGAATAGAACACTTGGCCGTTTTGACTTAGTAGGAATTCCTTCGGCTCCACGTGGAGTTCCTCAAATCGAAGTCACATTTGATATTGATGCGAACGGTATCGTTCATGTGTCTGCAAAAGATTTGGGAACAGGTAAAGAGCAAAAGATTCGTATTGAATCATCTTCCGGACTCTCTGAAGAAGAAATCAAAAAGATGGTAAAGGATGCAGAAGCTCACGCAGAGGAAGATAAAAAACTTCGTGAAGCAGCTGATACTAAAAACGAATTGGAAGCGATTGTTTACCAATTGGAAAAAACCATTGGGGAATCAGCAGACAAACTCGACGAATCAGAAAAACAAAAAGCTCAGGACGAAATCAAACGCGGTCGTGAAGCAATGGAATCTGGTGACCTCGAACGTATGAAAGCATCAAGAGACTCAATCCAACAAGTTGCAATGCAAATTGGACAAAAAATCTATAGCCAAGCAGGTCCTGAAGCAGGAGCTCCTGGCGCAGAAGCTGGTGCAGGTGCAAACCAAGGCGCAAGTGGTTCCAATGCAGGTGGCGAGAAGGTAGTCGATGCTGATTACACTGTCGTTGACGAAGACAAAAAATAA